A window of the Cicer arietinum cultivar CDC Frontier isolate Library 1 chromosome 6, Cicar.CDCFrontier_v2.0, whole genome shotgun sequence genome harbors these coding sequences:
- the LOC101511122 gene encoding uncharacterized protein: MLRIRVQIMCLMNLSRQPLGKFLVLHITLPLKQKMMPILILPTALRQLSRPTSGGSCLESLWSSRVPLKPNTHTMVTSSTFNESQLTIQEIMSIALHLHVVKLVLVALD; encoded by the exons ATGCTAAGAATAAG GGTTCAAATTATGTGTTTGATGAACTTGTCAAGGCAACCTCTCGGCAAATTCCTTGTGTTACATATTACATTACCTTTAAAGCAAAAGATGATGCCCATCCTCATACTTCCGACAGCCCTGCGACAACTTTCCAGGCCCACGTCTGGAGGAAGCTGTCTAGAAAGTCTATGGTCAAGTCGTGTTCCATTAAAACCTAACACCCACACCATG GTTACTAGCTCTACCTTCAACGAGTCACAACTCACAATACAG GAAATCATGTCCATTGCATTGCATCTACACGTTGTGAAACTGGTTTTGGTTGCGTTAGACTGA